TGATTGGAATCCTAGGCGTGATGTCCACCTGAAATTGGATGGATACAGCAACTATTCTCTGGAAACTGTTGAAACAGGTAAAGCACAGTGTAAAGCGGCATTGCAGAAAGAACTTGGTCTCCCGGTTCGTGGGGATGTTCCTGTGATTGCTTTCATCGGACGGCTAGACAATCAAAAAGGTGTAGACCTGATAGCAGAAGCAATGCCATGGATAGCTGGTCAAGATGTACAGGTAATACTGCTGGGTACCGGGAGGCAAGACCTCGAAGACACATTGAGGAGGCTTGAAAGCCAGCACTACGACAGAGTTAGGGGGTGGGTTGGTTTCTCTGTCAGGTTGGCTCATCGTATGACCGCAGGAGCTGATATACTGTTGATGCCGTCAAGGTTCGAGCCTTGCGGGTTGAACCAGCTCTATGCAATGATGTATGGGACCGTGCCCGTGGTGCATGCGGTGGGTGGCCTTCGAGACACTGTCCAGCACTACAATCCATATGAGGAGGTTGGGCTTGGTTGGACTTTTGAAAATGCGGAAGCAAACAGGATGATCGATGCGCTGGGGCACTGCCTGAACACGTACAGGAACTACAAGTCTAGCTGGGAGGGACTCCGGAGGAGAGGGATGATGCAGGACCTGAGCTGGGACACTGCTGCTAAACGCTATGAGGAGGTTCTTGTTGCTGCCAAGTATCAGTGGTGACTGGGGAATGGATCCACGAGCCTACTGATGGTTGTCATTCACAGACTGGAAGACACTCTTGTGTGTTTGCCCAGTGTCCTAAGTAGAGCATGTTGGTTGAAACTGGAAGACGAAATCTTTCCTGTCAGAGCCCAAGTCATTCTCAGCAATGCAACTGTTAGCCTACTTCCTAGGCGAAAGCTGCTGAAGAGGTGTTTCTTTGGAGGAGGTTTAAGCGGCACATAGAAGATTCAGCGGACAGCGGACAAACATCCTCCCTTTTGAAGGAATTGCAAACATGGTGCATTTCTGAAGCAGCCTCTGTTCCCACAGGATGAGCTCAGTTACATGCTTTATTTAGCTCACTAGTATTTAGCTCAGTAGAGTACCTACCAGCTAGCTCGGGAATCATTGCTTGGTTTATTTGATTGATTGATAGCTGGGCTGTACATCCCGTCTAGGAGTTTGCTGCTGGGTTGGTCATTTCTTAGAGCAAAGTCATGTAGATAGACAGTTGTAGCATGAGGTTACCTGGCTTTGAGCGTTCCATGTAATTAGTACGTAGTGCTATATTAGTTTTTCGTTTATTCACCCCTTCCCGTTGGTCTGCTTTATACCATGCTTGAGTCTGTAATAATGCCGATCAGGGTCAGGGTCAGGGTCAGCCGGTGGCTTGCGTCCCGGGACATGCATGTTTCAGTCGAGGGATGTCCGTCCAATCGTCACATGGAGCGATGGTGCGTGTTGGCAAGCCCGTGGGAGATGCGATGCCGGAGAAGAAGTGGTCCAGAACAGGATACAAGGTATCACCACCACCAGAGTGCTTCACCTGACAAGTTCCTTCTCTTCTGTGAAAGGGTTTCTTCCTCCCCCGCCTCCAGGACACGGCAGCTCACGTGTGCAACCATATAAATGTAGGCGTAGGCACGTAGCCTCTGCAACCAAGTAGTGCATACTCGCCAGCTACATTTCTCAGCGACGCAACAAGTTATTCAAGAGAAATCAGTCATGGCCGCCACCGCTGCCATCGCCGGCCGCGCGTACGAGGACTTCGTGCCGCCGCACAACATGGTCACCGAGCCGGCGACCCACACCCTCTCCGTCGATCTCACCGCCGCAGGCACGCACCGCACCCCCGTACCTCTTCTTTGCTGAGTTCTTGGGCCGCATCGCATGAGTTGTATATGCCGGGATCAGCTTGTGTTGATTTAGTTATGAGGTGCCGGTTGCAGGGTACAAGAAGGAGCACATCAGGGTGCAGCTGGTCCGCAGCCACGGGCTAGTGGTTGTGCGCGGCGAGCGCGCCGTCGCGGGCAACCGCTGGAGCCGCTTCCGCCTGGAGTTCGGCGTGCCCGGCGGCTGCGACCTCAAGGGCATCCACGCGAGGTTCGAGGGCGGCGTCGTGCGGGTCACCATGCCCGGGCTAAGGACCGCCGCGGTCGGCGACGTCTCCGGCAAGCAGGTGCCCCCGGCGGCCAAGGCTGATGCTTCCGGCGTTCGAGCAGGAGATAAGGAAGATGAGAACGTGCAGAAACAGCCGGCGGAGGAGCGCGGGGCCGACGAGGTGAAAGATAGTGGCCGCCTTGATCAAGGACAAGGTACCCCTGCCGACGGCGTCCGGGGAGTGGAGTCGCCGGCGACGGCGTCAGGCCGCGGATACAGCTACCTCCCTGAACGGAGAAAGCTTGTGACCACCGTGGTTGGCGCGGTGCTCGTCCTGTTTAGCCTTGGCATCTACGTCAGGTACAGCTTCGGCCCATGAGCCGAGGCAAGGGGTGTTGACTACTCGACGTCAGATGAGCGATGAGCCTAAACGATTTGGCGCCAAAACGTTGTGCAAGTGCGATAGTGCTAAGCGATGCTCGGGTTGACTCAATTGTATCCTAAACCTAAACTACAGCTGCTTAAGATTCATGAATCATGACGGCTTCGTTAATCTGGTACCAACATGTACAACTTTTatttcattctctctctctctctctctctctctctctctctctctctctctctctctctctctctctctctctctctctctctagtataaATCCTCTGCTCTAGTATAAATCAAATCATCTGCTCTACTGAGAATATTCGAAACATAAATATAAGCACGCCTACAACAAATCCTCTGCTCTAGTATAAATCAAATCCTGCACCACAATACAATATTCCAAACATAAATAAGAATCGGAATCATTTCTCCTTGTTGGCTATTTACAAATTTACAACCCTCAAATCACCATCATAATTCTGCTTTGAGGTTCAAAGTAGAGTTCAAAAGCAAACACCTGAACAAATTATTTGTCCTTTTTAGGGAAGACAATTTATTTTTCAGAATAAACCTAATGGCAACACGGGCGGCCCATTTCTTTCGATGATTCTGGCACTCGCAGTAACGAAAGCCCGCATTTCTTCTTGTGACGCGATGGCGTTCCCGCGCTTCCGCCCTCCGCCGGTGCAGGCTATCCTCGGCGTCGGCGGTTTCTCCGCGGTGCCCCGCCTCAGCCGCCTGGAGATCTCGCGCAGCTAGCCGCCTACACCGCCGCCCTTCGtctcctcctgcttccccggcgAGCGCGCGCGGGCGTTGCTGGTATTGGAGCCCCGCGGCAGCTTGCTGACGAAGCACGGCGGCTGATGAGACGTTCTGAACCCGAGCCGATCCCCGACAGAGGAGGGGGCAGTTGAGGAAGCGGGGCTGGAGGAGCCCGACACGGATGCATCGCCGGCTGGCGGCGGCCGCCGGTTCTTTCGCTGTCGGTGCCCCTTCCGGTTCTCCGTGGACGGCGATGCCGAAACCACGTCGCCCTTGGGcgcggccttcttcttctccttgccgCCGAGCGCGCCGAAGCACTTGGGCGAGGCGGACCGGCTGCGCTGAAGAGGCACCGTCTGCAGCCCGACCCCGTCGCCGAGCGAGGAGGTCGACGAGGACGCGGAGGGGGAGGAGCCTGCCGACGACGACACGGCCGCCGCCTGTGCGCCCACGCTCGACGcccgcggcggcgacgacgagtttTCGTGCTCGTGACCGACGGCCGCCGACGCGTCGAGCGCCATCGTCGCACACACGGCGCAGGGGAGCAACCACGCTACGGCGGTTGATCTGGAACGTCTGAATCGCGCGGGCCGAGTTTGGGTGGAATGGATTATGGATGACTCGATGATGTAGCCACTGTGCATGGGGCACCGTCATACTCATATGTGTGCGCACATTTACAGATTGCGCTGAGAGAGACACGGCGGCCATTACGGCTGCACTCGTGCGTCTTCCCCAAATGCCATCCGGCCTTTGCCAAAATCATGGTTAATTTGTGGCGATCTTTAGTTGCTTCCATGTTTAGTCATGTTTTATTTACGAAAAGAATCCAGATCTACTATCAAATTTCATTGGAAGtacaaaacacctcaaaacatgtcaCAAAATTACATCAAGATTTCGAGAACATCGAATGACCAGTACAATAGCTAGAACGAGGTGCCGACGCGCCGCAGTCATCGCTCCTCTACCAGAGTTGGTTTGACCTCGTCGGTGACAACCAAAAAGTCTTCGTGCAGGTCCCCTAAGGACCATCTCCCTGGAACCGTAGTCATCGACGTCGAACCCTTGAATAGTTCTAAAGCACACGACACCAAATCTCGTCACACGATGAGAAACCTTAACCTCATCGCCCAAGGAGACGACAATAATCTATGTGTAAGACAATAGGTTTTGAGGGAACGGGcgcaaccctctaggggtggcctgtcacatatatataatgaggtgatatacaacgttacaatatacacgtgTAAATACGGAGGcaacatagtctaacaccctccctcaatcttagccacttcctAAAGAATCGAGAAGGATAAGATTGCGTCGgcaagcctcaaactgtggtagAGGCAATGGtttggtgaagatgtctgcaagttgatccttggaagagatgaacttgatttgtagttgcttctgagagactcgttcacgcacaaagtgatagtcaacttcaatgtgttccgTTCGAGCATGGAATATCGGATTTGCAGagaggtatgtagcaccgatgttatcacaccaaagaacaggagacTGTGGTTGGGATATACCCAATTCCCGAAGCAAAGACTGTACCCAGATAATCTCCGaagtggcattggccacagccttagactcagcttcagtactgctacatGAGACAGTGGCCTGTTTTCGAGCACTCTAGGCGATCAGATTAGAGCCAAAGAACACAGCATAGCCCCCCgtagatcgcctgtcatctggattGCCAGCCCAATCCACATCAGAATATGCTGAGAGACATCCAGAGGAGGTCGGTCGAATATGCAAGCCATGAGACACCGTGAATCGAATGTAGCGCAAGATACGCTTAACAACAgacctgtaacgcccggataatcaagctacagtaatcccacgctaatggtgccacatcaccacaattactgttgctaatctaccgttaggtcaaaccgtttgaaaattcgaattcaaattaatgtcaaaaataaaagtttttcaaactttaaaacaaaaatgttcgggaggtgccatattttgcataagtaaatatggtgtaataaacacatttttataaaatgcctagataatttaaaatgatttaaagcagaaaagaaaataaataaaaagaaaagaaaatacaaaagagaaaaaaaaagaaagaaaggaaaagaccCCCCCACACTGGGCTACGGCCCAGCCAGCAGCCCAACTGggccaccaggccagcccacccaCTCCCTTATCCCCACCCAGTGAGACCCCGAACCCACCCACCACCGACACTCCCCCCCCACGaaatatctcccccctctcccccgattggatcaggatcgaggaggaggccgccgctcgCTACCTCCACACCGACGCAgcccgacgccgcctcgccctcgccggtctgcctcctccgtcgccggtcgtctccgtcctcctccttgcCCCCCGTTGCCCTGGACCCTACTCCCCGCCGTGAGCCGCTGCCTtttctctcctcctctccccctgtccccgtgcgcacgcacgcacatgCGCCGGCCGCGCCCGCGCCACTGTGCTCACCTCGCCGCGGACCTCGCGCCGCCGTTGCTACGCCCGGCCACCGCGCCCCTGCTCAGGCCTGCTCCGCAACGCCCAACACGCCCCCCCTGTCGCGCCCGCCTCGACCCTGGCCCCTGCACCGCGCTCCTCCCCTCTCTCGCTGCGGCTATCCCCGTCGCCGCTCCTGCGGCTGGCCGCCGCGCTCGACGGTGCCCCACGCTGCGCGGCCTCGCTCCGCTGCTCTGCTCCTCTGCAGACCGGCGTCTGGCCGCGTCGTCTGCGCCCAACGCGGCCTCGCCCTCCTGGCCTCGCGCGGCCCCGCTCCCGCGCCGTTGCGCCCTGCTGGTCCCGCCCCGCTCTCCCTCGACGACTCCCTGCGCCTGCCCCGCCCAGCGGCCGTGGCCGGCCGGTGCGCCGCGCCGCCGAGCGCGCCCCCAACCCAGGCACCCCGCCGGCCGTCGCCCCGCGCCTGTTCGCCGGTGCCCCGGCCCTCCTCGCACCGGCGATCTGGGcgaacgcccagtcgggcgccgcaaCGCCCGACCCGCCCCGTTAGTGCCCGGCGCCCGATAGGCCCCTAGGCCACTGGCCAAATGGCCCCATGGCCCagagaacgttttaataaaaaaagaaaatgatttaaaaaatatattaataaaaataaataaataaataataaatataattaattaacttaattaatcctgttaatattaactaattaagattaattaacttaataactaattaacctaattaactactgttaattagctaacagcccctgacaggtgggacccacctgtcaggttgaccaggtcaacggtcaacgttgactgctgacgtcatgctgatgcattaattaaatttcgaattaaattaatttattaaattctaaaaatgatttaaatctttaaaatttaatataaaataaaccgtagctcggatggaaacactttgtacatgaaagttgctcagaacgacgagacgaatccgaatacgtagtccgtttgtcagccacacgttcctagcatagcgagcatggaactttccccctccggtccgtctgtccgaaaacgcgaaacatcgggaatactttcccggatgttcccccccttcgccggtaccacctactgccgcgttagggcacacctagcaccgctcattgtcatgtcacgcatcgtcatgcttatgtttgcattgtatttactgtttcttccccctcttctctccggtagactacgagactgacgctgctgctgcccagttcgactacggagttgacgacccctcctacttgccagagcaaccaggcaagccccccccttgatcaccagatatcgcctattcttctctatactgcttgcattagagtagtgtagcatgttactgctttccgttaatcctatcctgatgcatagcctgtccttgctactactgttgttacctttacctgcaatcctacatgcttagtataggatgctagttttccatcagtggccctacattcttgtccgtctgctgtgctatactatcgggccgtgatcacttgggcggtgatcacgggtatatacttatatactatatacatgacacctgtggtgactaaagtcgggtcggctcgtaggagtacccgcaagtggatctttgtggcggagcgacatggcaggttgagaccacctaggcaagtggttacttcaacataacacgcttaacgagttcttggtatttgatctgagtctggccatttggtctatacgcactaaccagctacgcgggaacagttatgggcactcgacgtcgtggtatcagccgaagccttcttgacgtcagcgacggagcggcgcgcgccggattggactgcaacgcctgctaggctaggtctgcttccggccgccctcgcaacatgcaggcgtgcaatgggcgatgggcccagacccctacgccataggatttagaccggcgtgctgacctctctgttgtgcctaggt
This DNA window, taken from Triticum aestivum cultivar Chinese Spring chromosome 1D, IWGSC CS RefSeq v2.1, whole genome shotgun sequence, encodes the following:
- the LOC123180919 gene encoding inactive protein RESTRICTED TEV MOVEMENT 2 gives rise to the protein MAATAAIAGRAYEDFVPPHNMVTEPATHTLSVDLTAAGYKKEHIRVQLVRSHGLVVVRGERAVAGNRWSRFRLEFGVPGGCDLKGIHARFEGGVVRVTMPGLRTAAVGDVSGKQVPPAAKADASGVRAGDKEDENVQKQPAEERGADEVKDSGRLDQGQGTPADGVRGVESPATASGRGYSYLPERRKLVTTVVGAVLVLFSLGIYVRYSFGP